One part of the Pogona vitticeps strain Pit_001003342236 chromosome W, PviZW2.1, whole genome shotgun sequence genome encodes these proteins:
- the LOC140702914 gene encoding uncharacterized protein LOC140702914: MHNDCTSHETSLRGERQYKWLQCGKSFNQSSRLFSHQRTHTGEKPYKCMECGKSFSHSGDLSSHQRTHTGEKPYKCMECGKSFSHSSDLNSHHRTHTGEKPYKCMECGKCFSESGHLSSHQRAHTGEKPYKCMECGKSFNWKSNLNVHQRTHTGEKPYKCMECGKSFSVSSHLSSHQRAHTGEKPYKCVECGKSFSQSTSLSSHQRTHTGEKPYKCMECGKSFSRSNALSSHQRIHTGEKPYKCMECGKSFSRSDALSSHQRIHTGEKPYKCMECGKSFSHSISLSSHQRTHTREKPYQCMECGKSFSHSTPLSNHQRTHTGEKPYTCMECGKCFSQSGHLSSHQRAHTGEKPYKCLECGKNFRQNSHLSSHQRTHSGEKPYQCMECGKSFYKKSSLTSHQRTHTREKPYQCMECGKSFSHSSSLSSHQRTHTGEKPYKCMECGKSFSHSSSLSRHEKTHTGEKSYKCMECGKSFSHSSSLSSHQRTHTGEKLYKCLECGKNFRQNSHLSSHQRTHSGEKPYQCMECGKCFSCSSHLSAHRRIHTGEKPYQCMECGKSFSQSTNLSNHQRTHTGEKPYKCMECGKCFSCSSHLSTHRRIHSGEKMHGMWKQLQSEQFPEFPSKNSQ, translated from the coding sequence ATGCACAATGATTGTACTTCACATGAAACATCCCTGAGAGGTGAGAGACAGTATAAATGGctacagtgtggaaagagcttcaatcagagcAGTAGACTCTTTTcccatcagagaactcacactggggagaaaccatataaatgcatggaatgtggaaagagcttcagtcacagtggtgacctgagttcccatcaaagaactcacactggggagaaaccatataaatgcatggaatgtggaaagagcttcagtcacagcagtgacCTGAATTCACATcacagaactcacacaggggagaaaccatataaatgcatggaatgtgggaagtgttttagTGAGAGCggtcacctgagttcccatcaaagagctcacactggggagaaaccatataaatgcatggaatgtgggaagagcttcaattGGAAGAGTAACCTGAatgtacatcaaagaactcacactggggagaaaccgtataaatgcatggaatgtgggaagagcttcagtgtcagcagtcacctgagttcacatcaaagagctcacactggcgagaagccatataaatgtgtggaatgtggaaagagcttcagtcagagcacttccctgagttcccatcaaagaactcacactggggagaagccatataaatgcatggaatgtggaaagagcttcagtcggagcaaTGCCCTGAGTtctcatcaaagaattcacactggggagaagccatataaatgcatggaatgtggaaagagcttcagtcggagcgaTGCCCTGAGTtctcatcaaagaattcacactggggagaagccatataaatgcatggaatgtggaaagagcttcagtcacagcatttccctgagttcccatcaaagaactcacactagggagaaaccatatcaatgcatggaatgtggaaagagcttcagtcacagcactcCCCTGAGtaaccatcaaagaactcacactggggagaaaccatatacatgcatggaatgtgggaagtgttttagTCAGAGCggtcacctgagttcccatcaaagagctcacactggggagaaaccatataaatgcttggaatgtggaaagaacttcagacagaacagtcacctgagttcccatcagagaactcacagtggggagaaaccatatcaatgcatggaatgtggaaagagcttctatAAGAAGAGTAGCCTaacttcccatcaaagaactcacactagggagaaaccatatcaatgcatggaatgtggaaagagcttcagtcacagcagttccctgagttcacatcaaagaactcacactggggagaagccatataaatgcatggaatgtggaaagagcttcagtcacagcagttccctgagtagacatgaaaaaactcacactggggagaaatcatataaatgcatggaatgtggaaagagcttcagtcacagcagttccctgagttcccatcaaagaactcatactggggagaaactatataaatgcttggaatgtggaaagaacttcagacaGAACAGTCACCTCAGTTCCCATCAGagaactcacagtggggagaaaccatatcaatgcatggaatgtggaaagtgcttcagttgTAGCAGTCACCTGAGTGCACATCgcagaattcacactggggagaaaccatatcaatgcatggaatgtggaaagagcttcagtcaaagcacTAACCTGAGtaaccatcaaagaactcacactggggagaaaccatataaatgcatggaatgtgggaaatgcttcagttGTAGCAGTCACCTGAGTACACATCGAAGAATtcacagtggggagaaaatgcatggaatgtggaaacagcttcaATCAGAACAgttccctgagttcccatcaaagaactcacagtga